A window of Nerophis ophidion isolate RoL-2023_Sa linkage group LG17, RoL_Noph_v1.0, whole genome shotgun sequence contains these coding sequences:
- the chmp6b gene encoding charged multivesicular body protein 6, whose translation MGNLFGKKKQSRVTEQDKAILQLKQQRDKLRQYQKKINLQLEKERLLAKKLLRDGKKERALLLLKKKRYQDQLLDKTENQISNLERLVQDLEFVQIEKKVLDGLKVGNECLKKMHEVMSIEDVERILDETQDAVDYQRQIDDMLAGSLSQEDEDAVLAELEAITQEDVELPDVPSQQLPEVVEEKAARVHPRKKAELLAA comes from the exons ATGGGAAACCTTTTTGGAAAGAAGAAACAAAGTCGAGTGACAGAACAAGACAAGGCTATCTTG CAACTGAAGCAACAGCGAGATAAACTGAGGCAGTACCAGAAGAAGATCAACCTGCAGCTGGAGAAGGAACGACTGCTGGCCAAGAAGCTGCTGAGAGATGGCAAGAAAGA GAGAGCTCTCCTCCTGCTGAAGAAGAAACGCTACCAGGATCAGCTGTTGGACAAGACTGAGAACCAGATTAGCAACCTGGAGCGTCTG GTGCAGGACCTGGAGTTTGTCCAGATTGAGAAGAAGGTCCTGGACGGCCTCAAAGTGGGAAATGAGTGTCTGAAGAAAATGCACGAG GTCATGTCCATTGAAGACGTGGAGCGCATTTTGGACGAAACCCAGGATGCTGTGGACTACCAAAGG CAAATTGATGACATGCTGGCCGGCTCCTTGTCCCAAGAGGATGAAGACGCTGTCCTGGCCGAGCTGGAGGCCATCACTCAG GAAGACGTGGAGCTTCCTGATGTTCCATCACAGCAACTTCCAGAGGTGGTGGAGGAGAAGGCAG